The following proteins come from a genomic window of Proteinivorax hydrogeniformans:
- a CDS encoding AAA family ATPase, which yields MVIKELVVGTSIATVIVLSFYGINVFPVVLIASVLLFLIFRNEIVDKVESLNNKGKGHKNISQISFDEIGGQLSAKNELIEALDFIVDREKVKKLGIRPLKGIILAGPPGTGKTLLAKAAAKYTGSAFLSASGSEFVEMYAGVGAKRIRKLFKDAVTKAKKENKNSTLIFIDEIDVLGVKRGSNSSHMEYDQTLNELLVQMDGVKVSDEVQVLIMAATNRVDMLDDALLRPGRFDRVVNIPLPSKTGREEILKIHCKNKPLAKEVNIVEIAEQTFGFSGAHLENIANEAAIMAMRDGSAVILQKHFTTAIEKVIMGEKVDRVPSKDELFRVAIHEVGHGFISEYYEEKSVASITIAPRGQAMGYMRQTSKEQYIQTKKNILNKVAMTVGGAMAEQAFFGEFSTGATNDFKQAISQCKQLIDSGLSHLGTTNCEMVDSNMLQKEISNLIEEVKQETLNVIENNKELISEIADFVIQNETITGEQLREKIAASNDSTALC from the coding sequence ATGGTAATTAAAGAACTTGTTGTTGGTACTTCGATAGCAACTGTGATTGTTCTATCTTTTTATGGCATAAATGTTTTTCCTGTAGTTTTAATTGCCAGTGTTTTACTATTTCTAATCTTTAGAAATGAAATAGTGGACAAAGTAGAGTCGCTAAACAACAAAGGAAAAGGCCATAAAAATATTAGTCAAATTAGTTTCGATGAAATTGGAGGGCAACTTTCTGCAAAGAATGAATTAATTGAAGCCTTAGACTTTATAGTCGATCGAGAAAAAGTTAAAAAGTTAGGAATAAGGCCATTAAAGGGAATTATACTAGCAGGACCTCCTGGCACGGGAAAGACGTTGCTAGCTAAAGCAGCTGCAAAATATACCGGCTCTGCATTTCTTTCAGCTTCTGGATCAGAGTTTGTTGAGATGTATGCCGGGGTTGGGGCAAAAAGAATAAGAAAACTATTTAAAGACGCTGTGACTAAGGCTAAAAAAGAAAACAAAAATTCTACACTGATTTTTATAGATGAGATTGATGTTCTCGGTGTCAAAAGAGGTTCAAACTCATCACATATGGAATATGACCAAACTCTTAACGAACTACTAGTTCAGATGGATGGTGTAAAGGTTAGTGATGAAGTACAGGTATTAATCATGGCCGCAACAAATCGTGTTGACATGCTAGATGATGCATTATTGCGACCAGGAAGGTTTGATCGCGTGGTAAATATTCCCCTTCCTTCAAAAACAGGCAGGGAAGAAATACTAAAAATACATTGTAAAAATAAACCTTTAGCCAAAGAGGTAAATATTGTAGAAATTGCTGAACAAACCTTTGGATTTTCAGGGGCGCACCTAGAAAATATAGCAAATGAAGCTGCAATTATGGCTATGCGAGATGGCAGCGCAGTAATTTTACAAAAGCATTTTACTACAGCTATAGAGAAAGTTATTATGGGTGAAAAAGTCGATAGAGTACCTTCAAAAGATGAACTTTTTAGGGTTGCTATCCATGAAGTAGGCCATGGATTTATAAGCGAATACTATGAAGAAAAATCCGTAGCTTCCATTACTATTGCTCCAAGGGGGCAGGCCATGGGATATATGCGCCAAACCAGCAAAGAACAATATATCCAAACAAAGAAAAATATTCTTAATAAGGTAGCTATGACTGTAGGTGGCGCAATGGCTGAGCAGGCTTTCTTTGGAGAGTTTAGCACAGGTGCAACTAATGATTTTAAGCAAGCTATTTCTCAATGTAAACAGTTAATCGATAGCGGCCTATCACATTTAGGAACCACTAATTGTGAAATGGTAGATTCAAACATGCTGCAAAAAGAAATATCTAACTTGATAGAAGAAGTCAAGCAAGAAACATTAAATGTTATTGAAAATAATAAAGAACTTATAAGTGAGATAGCTGATTTTGTTATCCAAAATGAAACAATAACAGGAGAGCAGCTAAGAGAAAAAATTGCAGCAAGCAATGATAGCACAGCTTTGTGTTAG
- the pgsA gene encoding CDP-diacylglycerol--glycerol-3-phosphate 3-phosphatidyltransferase, whose amino-acid sequence MNLANKITVARIFLAPLFILILSGVKYGEFAAAFFFILAASTDGLDGYIARKRKQVTTFGKFLDPLADKLLITAALFALVGLGSIGPLIGFIIVSREFAVTGLRVIAAGEGIVISASKWGKLKTISQIVAISALTIDAGVKAHASFASTWLVRMPVEFIAQFSLIIAILLTVFSGIDYFYKNKEVLLKGGFK is encoded by the coding sequence ATGAATCTAGCAAATAAAATAACCGTAGCGAGAATTTTTCTAGCACCACTTTTTATACTAATTTTATCCGGGGTTAAATATGGCGAGTTTGCAGCTGCCTTTTTCTTTATCTTAGCTGCTAGCACCGATGGGCTAGATGGCTATATAGCTAGAAAAAGAAAACAAGTTACAACCTTTGGTAAGTTTTTAGATCCATTAGCAGATAAACTTCTAATAACGGCAGCGCTCTTTGCCCTAGTAGGTTTAGGGAGTATAGGTCCTCTGATAGGCTTTATTATTGTCAGCCGCGAGTTTGCAGTAACAGGCCTTAGAGTTATTGCTGCTGGTGAAGGGATAGTAATTTCTGCAAGCAAGTGGGGAAAACTTAAAACAATTAGCCAAATTGTAGCAATTAGCGCCTTAACTATAGATGCTGGTGTAAAAGCACATGCGTCATTTGCTTCTACTTGGCTGGTGCGCATGCCGGTTGAGTTTATAGCACAGTTTTCGTTAATTATAGCTATACTACTAACTGTCTTTTCAGGCATCGATTATTTTTATAAAAACAAAGAAGTGTTACTAAAAGGTGGCTTTAAATAA